A part of Gambusia affinis linkage group LG21, SWU_Gaff_1.0, whole genome shotgun sequence genomic DNA contains:
- the nup58 gene encoding nucleoporin p58/p45 isoform X2 → MSGFNFGGGNLGSTNTGGGFTFGGVTSAPAANPGGLSFGTPLGTAAATPASTASSAPSLTLGGVLFAQKPAGGFSFNTPASTSAAAATGLTLGAPATTSAATGFSLAFNKPTASATPFSLTTTTSSTTGAGLSFGSILTSTAPQQHAATGFTLGLGTTTSTAASMVPSLGAGLFSNTGTSGLGQTLGGGTGLTLGSLLASSTAASAAPAPSIGLGGVDFSTSSENKSDTSSGTNALDSKALKDENLPPFICQDVENFQKFVKEQKQVQEDISRMSSKTISKVQDDIKSLKQLLSVCASGLQRQALAIDKLKLETAQELKNADIALRTQKTPPGLQHENTAPSDYFRSLVDQFEVQLQQFRQQIEELENHLTTQSNGSHITPQDLTLAMQKLYQTFVAQAAQLQSVHENVKILKHQYLSYRRAFLEDSTDIFESKRASNRKWQSTPQVTTGPAPFSSVPNAAAVAMAATLTQQQQPTSGFGGGPGFGGVGTGGSSFGFSSTSKPAGGSLSAGFGSTSSSGFNFSNPGINQSAGLTFGVSNQPGSAFGTTPALQLKKPPAGNKRGKR, encoded by the exons tgcaccTGCGGCCAATCCCGGTGGCCTTTCGTTTGGGACGCCTCTGGGAACAGCAGCTGCCACCCCTGCTTCTACCGCGAGTAGCGCCCCATCTCTTACTCTTGGAGGTGTTCTTTTTGCTCAGAAACCCGCGGGAGGTTTCTCTTTCAACACACCTGCCTCAA CATCCGCTGCAGCcgccacaggtcttacattag GCGCCCCTGCCACTACATCTGCAGCCACTGGCTTTAGTTTGGCCTTCAACAAGCCCACTGCATCTGCAACTCCTTTTTcgctcaccaccaccacctcctccacTACTGGGGCGGGTTTAAGTTTTGGCTCCATCCTGACATCGACAGCTCCACAGCAGCATGCAGCCACGGGGTTTACGCTTGGTCTTGGCACGACAACCTCCACGGCAGCCTCAATGGTGCCGTCCTTAGGTGCTGGTCTCTTCTCCAACACTGGAACCTCAG GTTTGGGTCAGACTCTTGGAGGAGGAACCGGGCTTACTTTGGGGTCACTATTGGCATCCTCTACAGCAGCATCAGCTGCTCCTGCCCCGAGTATTGGTCTGGGTGGAGTTGATTTCAGCACTTCCTCTGAGAATAAGAGTGACACCTCATCTGGAACAAATGCACT GGACAGCAAGGCTCTAAAAGATGAGAACCTGCCACCGTTCATTTGCCAAGACGTTGAAAATTTTCA aaaatttgTGAAAGAGCAGAAGCAGGTTCAGGAAGACATAAGCAGGATGTCATCAAAGACTATTTCTAAAGTCCAAGATGACATCAAGAGCCTCAAACAGCTTCTGTCTGTCTGCGCCAGCGGTCTGCAGCGCCAAGCTCTGGCTATTGACAAACTGAAGTTGGAGACAGCACag GAGCTTAAAAATGCTGACATAGCACTGCGGACACAAAAGACACCCCCTGGACTTCAGCATGAAAACACGGCTCCATCAGA TTATTTTCGTAGCCTGGTGGACCAATTTGAGGTGCAGTTGCAACAGTTCCGGCAGCAGATAGAGGAGCTGGAGAACCACCTGACCACTCAGAGCAATGGCTCACACATCACCCCACAAG ATCTGACTCTGGCCATGCAGAAGTTATACCAAACGTTTGTTGCACAAGCTGCTCAGCTTCAGTCTGTCCATGAAAATGTTAAg ATCTTGAAACATCAATATCTTTCTTACCGGAGAGCCTTCCTGGAAGACTCCACTGACATCTTTGAGTCCAAACGAGCCTCCAACAGGAAATGGCAGAGCACGCCACAAGTCACAACCGGACCTGCCCCATTCTCCAGTGTACCCAATGCTGCAGCTGTTGCTATGGCAGCCACGTTGACCCAGCAACAGCAGCCAACTTCAG GTTTTGGAGGTGGGCCAGGGTTTGGTGGCGTTGGAACTGGAGGGTCTTCTTTTGGATTCTCCTCCACCAGTAAGCCTGCAGGGGGCAGTCTGAGTGCAG GTTTTGGTAGCACCAGCAGCTCCGGCTTCAACTTCAGCAACCCCGGCATCAACCAGTCTGCTGGGCTGACTTTTGGCGTTTCGAACCAGCCAGGCAGCGCCTTTGGCACAACCCCAGCTCTCCAGCTGAAGAAGCCCCCCGCTGGGAATAAAAGGGGGAAAAGATAG
- the nup58 gene encoding nucleoporin p58/p45 isoform X1, whose protein sequence is MSGFNFGGGNLGSTNTGGGFTFGGVTSAPAANPGGLSFGTPLGTAAATPASTASSAPSLTLGGVLFAQKPAGGFSFNTPASTSAAAATGLTLGAPATTSAATGFSLAFNKPTASATPFSLTTTTSSTTGAGLSFGSILTSTAPQQHAATGFTLGLGTTTSTAASMVPSLGAGLFSNTGTSGLGQTLGGGTGLTLGSLLASSTAASAAPAPSIGLGGVDFSTSSENKSDTSSGTNALDSKALKDENLPPFICQDVENFQKFVKEQKQVQEDISRMSSKTISKVQDDIKSLKQLLSVCASGLQRQALAIDKLKLETAQELKNADIALRTQKTPPGLQHENTAPSDYFRSLVDQFEVQLQQFRQQIEELENHLTTQSNGSHITPQDLTLAMQKLYQTFVAQAAQLQSVHENVKILKHQYLSYRRAFLEDSTDIFESKRASNRKWQSTPQVTTGPAPFSSVPNAAAVAMAATLTQQQQPTSGTQAPLGAGFGNPFASAVGTSLGSSTLGGFGGGPGFGGVGTGGSSFGFSSTSKPAGGSLSAGFGSTSSSGFNFSNPGINQSAGLTFGVSNQPGSAFGTTPALQLKKPPAGNKRGKR, encoded by the exons tgcaccTGCGGCCAATCCCGGTGGCCTTTCGTTTGGGACGCCTCTGGGAACAGCAGCTGCCACCCCTGCTTCTACCGCGAGTAGCGCCCCATCTCTTACTCTTGGAGGTGTTCTTTTTGCTCAGAAACCCGCGGGAGGTTTCTCTTTCAACACACCTGCCTCAA CATCCGCTGCAGCcgccacaggtcttacattag GCGCCCCTGCCACTACATCTGCAGCCACTGGCTTTAGTTTGGCCTTCAACAAGCCCACTGCATCTGCAACTCCTTTTTcgctcaccaccaccacctcctccacTACTGGGGCGGGTTTAAGTTTTGGCTCCATCCTGACATCGACAGCTCCACAGCAGCATGCAGCCACGGGGTTTACGCTTGGTCTTGGCACGACAACCTCCACGGCAGCCTCAATGGTGCCGTCCTTAGGTGCTGGTCTCTTCTCCAACACTGGAACCTCAG GTTTGGGTCAGACTCTTGGAGGAGGAACCGGGCTTACTTTGGGGTCACTATTGGCATCCTCTACAGCAGCATCAGCTGCTCCTGCCCCGAGTATTGGTCTGGGTGGAGTTGATTTCAGCACTTCCTCTGAGAATAAGAGTGACACCTCATCTGGAACAAATGCACT GGACAGCAAGGCTCTAAAAGATGAGAACCTGCCACCGTTCATTTGCCAAGACGTTGAAAATTTTCA aaaatttgTGAAAGAGCAGAAGCAGGTTCAGGAAGACATAAGCAGGATGTCATCAAAGACTATTTCTAAAGTCCAAGATGACATCAAGAGCCTCAAACAGCTTCTGTCTGTCTGCGCCAGCGGTCTGCAGCGCCAAGCTCTGGCTATTGACAAACTGAAGTTGGAGACAGCACag GAGCTTAAAAATGCTGACATAGCACTGCGGACACAAAAGACACCCCCTGGACTTCAGCATGAAAACACGGCTCCATCAGA TTATTTTCGTAGCCTGGTGGACCAATTTGAGGTGCAGTTGCAACAGTTCCGGCAGCAGATAGAGGAGCTGGAGAACCACCTGACCACTCAGAGCAATGGCTCACACATCACCCCACAAG ATCTGACTCTGGCCATGCAGAAGTTATACCAAACGTTTGTTGCACAAGCTGCTCAGCTTCAGTCTGTCCATGAAAATGTTAAg ATCTTGAAACATCAATATCTTTCTTACCGGAGAGCCTTCCTGGAAGACTCCACTGACATCTTTGAGTCCAAACGAGCCTCCAACAGGAAATGGCAGAGCACGCCACAAGTCACAACCGGACCTGCCCCATTCTCCAGTGTACCCAATGCTGCAGCTGTTGCTATGGCAGCCACGTTGACCCAGCAACAGCAGCCAACTTCAG GCACCCAGGCACCTTTGGGGGCAGGTTTTGGAAACCCCTTTGCCTCAGCAGTAGGCACTAGTTTGGGCTCTTCTACACTTGGAG GTTTTGGAGGTGGGCCAGGGTTTGGTGGCGTTGGAACTGGAGGGTCTTCTTTTGGATTCTCCTCCACCAGTAAGCCTGCAGGGGGCAGTCTGAGTGCAG GTTTTGGTAGCACCAGCAGCTCCGGCTTCAACTTCAGCAACCCCGGCATCAACCAGTCTGCTGGGCTGACTTTTGGCGTTTCGAACCAGCCAGGCAGCGCCTTTGGCACAACCCCAGCTCTCCAGCTGAAGAAGCCCCCCGCTGGGAATAAAAGGGGGAAAAGATAG